One genomic region from Sphingomonas paeninsulae encodes:
- a CDS encoding cell division protein FtsQ/DivIB has protein sequence MTAASIKRGGNGGTRKPRATVKGKAGKSKPSMLARSIESIPISATAMQRIVTFSILGVAGAAVISIAVMLGLPAYAAAQLSEIVGGAGFAVKRVEVTGIDRMDRLTVYAVALDQKSRAMPLVDLDKVRGELLQYGWIADARVSRRLPDTLVVDIVERKPAAVWQHEQQLSLIDDKGVVLEPVALNAMPDLPLVIGPDANVQATALTDLMGHAPRLKPMLAGATWVGNRRWDLRFQSGEVLALPEGDAPSAKALAKFSAMDGVDRLLGRGFVRFDMRDPAKMFVRVSRDKPRIDKPAGTDNNDDQHNEGVSHNGTAAPRESDHRARYRVVESVCADRRTG, from the coding sequence ATGACGGCTGCATCGATCAAGCGCGGCGGCAACGGGGGAACCCGCAAACCGCGCGCGACCGTCAAGGGTAAAGCGGGCAAGTCGAAACCCTCGATGCTGGCGCGGAGCATAGAGTCGATCCCGATCAGCGCGACTGCGATGCAACGGATCGTAACCTTCTCGATCCTCGGTGTCGCAGGCGCGGCGGTGATTTCCATTGCGGTGATGCTGGGCTTGCCAGCCTATGCTGCCGCTCAACTGTCCGAAATCGTTGGCGGCGCAGGTTTCGCGGTGAAGCGCGTCGAGGTCACCGGTATCGACCGGATGGATCGGCTGACCGTTTATGCCGTCGCGCTCGATCAGAAAAGCCGTGCGATGCCGCTGGTCGATCTGGACAAAGTACGCGGCGAATTGCTGCAATATGGCTGGATCGCCGATGCACGTGTGTCGCGGCGCCTGCCCGATACGCTGGTGGTGGACATCGTCGAGCGGAAACCTGCGGCGGTGTGGCAACACGAGCAGCAATTGTCGCTGATCGATGACAAGGGCGTTGTTCTGGAACCGGTTGCGCTGAACGCGATGCCCGATCTGCCGTTGGTTATCGGACCCGATGCCAATGTGCAGGCGACGGCACTGACTGATCTGATGGGTCATGCGCCACGTCTAAAACCGATGCTCGCGGGAGCGACCTGGGTCGGCAATCGCCGTTGGGATTTGCGTTTCCAGTCGGGTGAAGTGCTTGCCCTGCCAGAGGGGGATGCGCCGTCGGCCAAGGCGTTGGCAAAATTTTCCGCTATGGATGGGGTGGACCGATTGCTCGGGCGTGGTTTCGTGCGTTTTGATATGCGCGATCCGGCCAAGATGTTCGTGCGCGTGAGCCGCGACAAGCCGCGCATCGACAAGCCAGCCGGTACGGATAATAACGACGATCAGCACAACGAAGGGGTATCGCATAATGGCACAGCCGCGCCGCGAGAATCTGATCACCGCGCTCGATATCGGGTCGTGGAAAGTGTCTGCGCTGATCGCCGAACGGGGTGA